The following are encoded in a window of Paenibacillus polymyxa genomic DNA:
- a CDS encoding DarT ssDNA thymidine ADP-ribosyltransferase family protein, giving the protein METNFEHEISKRGITRLCHFTKASKLLHILRNESGIIANSFLDDQLDLLEKNDENRYDGREDFVCCSVEYPNTWYLRRIKDNDPVFKEWVVLLINPQLLLDETTLFCHRNAAANRGAHIKGGFAGFNGMFKNPVFGKTTIYRSEKMLTCCPTDGQAEVLIHKNISRSDIIGIATPTKEHARKMISRVSLLSDARQDINWIVSPELFDVNWNNIIRLGRRPMETPYIKE; this is encoded by the coding sequence ATGGAGACTAATTTTGAACACGAGATTTCAAAACGAGGAATAACTCGGTTATGTCATTTTACTAAGGCAAGCAAACTACTCCATATTCTTAGAAATGAATCGGGTATAATTGCAAATTCCTTTTTAGATGACCAACTTGATTTGCTAGAAAAAAATGATGAAAATAGATATGATGGAAGAGAGGATTTTGTATGTTGTTCTGTAGAATATCCAAACACTTGGTATTTAAGAAGAATTAAAGATAACGATCCTGTTTTTAAAGAATGGGTTGTTTTGTTGATTAATCCTCAGCTACTTTTAGATGAAACCACTTTATTTTGTCATAGAAATGCTGCTGCAAATCGAGGGGCACATATTAAAGGTGGCTTTGCTGGCTTTAATGGGATGTTTAAGAACCCTGTGTTTGGCAAAACTACAATATATCGCTCGGAGAAAATGTTGACATGTTGTCCTACAGATGGACAGGCGGAGGTTCTAATTCATAAAAATATCTCCCGCTCCGATATCATAGGTATAGCTACACCTACAAAGGAACATGCCCGGAAAATGATAAGTAGAGTTAGCTTACTTTCAGATGCTCGTCAAGATATTAATTGGATTGTTTCGCCAGAACTATTCGATGTGAATTGGAATAACATTATTCGATTAGGAAGAAGGCCAATGGAAACTCCATATATTAAGGAGTGA
- a CDS encoding ADP-ribosylglycohydrolase family protein, with amino-acid sequence MSEQQMVHKVDKQFGSLIGAAIGDSLGWPQEDRSSKIGSSTNVQVDFQKWIRKAGGRYYSHEEEIKAGSYSDDTQLIFSTARSLKYKNWYSHFVKIELPSWPLYERGGGGATKRAAEAWSSGSMPWNIEKQGLLNVKKYFEAGGNGVCMRIIPHVIFSSRSIEDIVNQVFLNGISTHGHPRALLSAILYAHAAHYLMNKEGTLGYGELVTYLIEQKNKWGVQPVLNNMDDWLEAANISTENNYGAIWNETLDELFNGLHTINSALKRGILDTGTDTLNKLNCFNKSTLGAGTVATLVAIYMASKYASDPVSGILDTAFLRGSDSDTNASMVGSLFGTLHGTEWIVPEWLHVQDYDYVRNLVGSFRVDSYNESKQKLWAFSDNKRVKDFITKMKIGDYTQIGPFNSVYLSEVIRHKVNVRSINAITYKLSTEEGQTLYIKSITKLSKRELITSVASTTKKDSSLQYKEYDYLKHSSGQRLTFSVEDLYELTKLIPSKMYGRKLISLLIELLEQINKKNITTLNQSEIKNLCESYIQKGVSKEQVYRIIDFMLSKKSK; translated from the coding sequence ATGTCTGAACAACAGATGGTGCATAAGGTTGATAAGCAATTTGGCTCCCTTATTGGTGCTGCTATTGGAGATTCTTTAGGATGGCCACAAGAAGATAGGAGTTCTAAAATTGGTTCTTCTACCAATGTGCAAGTTGATTTTCAAAAGTGGATTAGGAAAGCAGGGGGGAGATATTACTCACATGAAGAAGAAATAAAAGCGGGTTCTTACAGTGACGACACACAATTAATTTTTTCTACTGCTCGAAGTCTTAAATATAAAAACTGGTATTCTCATTTTGTGAAAATTGAGTTACCTTCTTGGCCTTTATATGAAAGAGGAGGGGGAGGAGCTACTAAACGAGCTGCGGAAGCTTGGAGCAGTGGGAGTATGCCTTGGAATATTGAGAAGCAGGGCTTGCTCAATGTGAAGAAATACTTTGAAGCTGGCGGTAATGGGGTTTGTATGCGAATAATTCCCCATGTAATTTTCTCTAGTAGGAGTATTGAGGATATTGTCAATCAAGTGTTTTTAAATGGAATTTCAACTCATGGGCATCCTAGAGCTTTATTAAGTGCTATCTTGTATGCACACGCAGCACATTATTTGATGAATAAAGAGGGAACGCTTGGTTATGGTGAGTTGGTTACATACCTAATTGAACAAAAAAATAAATGGGGTGTTCAGCCAGTTCTTAACAACATGGATGATTGGCTGGAAGCTGCGAATATCTCTACAGAAAATAATTATGGTGCTATCTGGAATGAAACACTCGATGAACTTTTCAATGGACTGCATACGATCAATTCTGCTTTGAAACGCGGAATACTTGATACGGGTACAGATACTCTTAATAAACTTAATTGTTTTAATAAGAGTACTTTGGGGGCTGGGACAGTAGCAACACTTGTAGCTATCTACATGGCGTCAAAATATGCTTCTGACCCAGTTTCAGGTATCTTGGACACAGCATTTCTACGCGGTTCCGATTCAGATACAAACGCTTCAATGGTCGGAAGCCTATTTGGTACATTACACGGTACTGAATGGATAGTCCCTGAGTGGTTGCATGTTCAAGATTATGATTATGTTCGTAATTTGGTTGGCTCTTTTAGAGTAGACAGCTATAACGAATCTAAACAAAAATTGTGGGCTTTTTCTGACAACAAGCGTGTAAAAGATTTTATCACAAAAATGAAAATTGGAGATTACACTCAGATCGGGCCTTTCAATTCAGTATACTTGTCAGAAGTGATACGTCACAAAGTAAACGTGAGAAGTATAAATGCTATAACTTATAAGCTTTCTACTGAAGAGGGACAAACATTATATATAAAGTCGATAACTAAATTAAGTAAGAGGGAACTTATTACTTCTGTTGCATCAACAACTAAGAAAGATAGTTCTTTACAGTATAAAGAGTATGATTATTTAAAACACTCTTCTGGACAAAGACTAACATTCTCAGTAGAAGATTTATATGAACTCACAAAATTAATACCTTCAAAAATGTATGGTCGGAAATTAATTAGTTTATTAATTGAGTTACTAGAACAGATAAACAAAAAAAATATCACTACACTTAATCAGAGCGAAATAAAAAATCTGTGTGAAAGCTATATTCAAAAAGGGGTTAGTAAGGAACAGGTTTATCGAATCATAGATTTTATGCTGAGTAAAAAATCCAAGTAG